Within the Rubrobacter naiadicus genome, the region GCTCAAGCGCTACGCCGAGCAGGCACAGGAGCTCGCCGTCTCGGAGGAGCGGAACCGGCTGGCCCGTGAGATCCACGACTCCGTCGGCCACCATCTGACGGTGGTCAACGTCCAGCTCGAGGCCGCGTCCAAGCTGCTCTCCCGCGATCCCGGCCGGGCGGCCGAGGCTGTGGCGCGGGCGAAGGGAGCGGCGAGCGAGGCGCTCTCCGAGGCCCGGAGGGCGGTGCGGGCTTTGAGGCCCGGGGCGGTGGAGCGGCGGGCGGGCTTCGGGGCGCTGGACGATGTGGTGCGGGAGTTTCGGGACTCGGGGGTCGCGGTCTCCTTCGAGGTCACCGGGGAGGGGCGCCCCCTGCCTCGGGAGACGGAGCTGGTGCTCTACCGGACCCTGCAGGAGGGGCTGACCAACGCTTTCAAACACTCCGGAGCCGGGAGGGTCGACGTGAGGCTGGATACGAGAGGGGAGCGGGTACGCCTCTCGGTGATGGACGATGGACGGGGCGTCGGCGGCGAGCCCGTCGGCGGGTTCGGCCTCTCGGGGTTGCGTGAGAGGGTCGAGGCGGCGAGGGGCGTCATGAGGGCGGGTGACGCGCCGGGAGGCGGCTTCGCGCTCGAGGTCGAGCTCCCCGTGATGGAAGGAGGATCGTGACCGACCCTGTGCGGGTGATGATCGTCGAAGATCAGGCGCTCATGCGAGAAGGCTTGAGGACGCTGCTCGAGCTCGAGGAGGGAGTGGAGGTGGTCGGAGAAGCCTCCGACGGGGTGGAGGCGCTGGAACGCATTCCGCGGGTGCGGCCGGAGGTGATGCTCGTGGACGTGAGGATGCCCCGGATGGACGGGATAGAGCTCATAGAACGCCTCGGGCGGGAACATCCGGAGGTCGCGGCGATCATCCTGACCACCTTCGACGACGACGATTATGTCTTCCGAGGGCTCCGGGCGGGGGCGAAGGGATACATCCTCAAAGACGTGCCCTCGGAGGAGCTCGCCGCTGCGATAAGGAAGGTGTACCGGGGCGAGGCGGTGCTGGATGGTCCGATCACGCTCAAGGTCATCTCCGAGATCGGGCGTCTCTCGAAGGGGGTGGCCCCTCGTCCTGGCTCGGAGGTGCTCTCCGAGCGGGAGATGGAGGTGCTGAGGCTCGTCGCCTCCGGGGCCTCCAACCGCGAGATCGCCCGCGCCCTGTACATAACCGAAGGTACGGTCAAGAACCACATCTCGAGCATACTTCGCAAGCTCGGTTTCCGGGACCGCACCCAGGCCGCACTCTACGCGGCGGAGCGTGGCTGGATCGAGGTTTCGTGAGCTGAGGGCTCGGGACTCGCTCTCGTCCGCCGGCTGTCAGGTTGCGCGGGGGTAACCTCCTGGAGTAGGTTCCAGAAAATCGGCGGGCGGGGTAGACCGGTGAACGGGACGTATCTCCATGAGTCGGAGCGCGGCCGGAGAACCTCGATCGCCTGCCGCTCGGGTGTGCCCGCCCAGAGGGCACA harbors:
- a CDS encoding sensor histidine kinase, giving the protein MRTGFTKGGVEEKVRAGAGPPRGWFCRVGPEGRRGALLMRITGFSYVGVTYTLYLFGKHEFGLLPVTAAFLVAAFLMRVMPWERRDAGGVGFFTIPAFALVSFLIVHMTGLGFSTGFFYAAVANGVFVFGFRWGMVYAGFIMLLLSGDLLWAYPQKGVLWALEQAASWSWPLAFVVGICTLAVESMKKQVETQELLTELESAHAELKRYAEQAQELAVSEERNRLAREIHDSVGHHLTVVNVQLEAASKLLSRDPGRAAEAVARAKGAASEALSEARRAVRALRPGAVERRAGFGALDDVVREFRDSGVAVSFEVTGEGRPLPRETELVLYRTLQEGLTNAFKHSGAGRVDVRLDTRGERVRLSVMDDGRGVGGEPVGGFGLSGLRERVEAARGVMRAGDAPGGGFALEVELPVMEGGS
- a CDS encoding response regulator codes for the protein MIVEDQALMREGLRTLLELEEGVEVVGEASDGVEALERIPRVRPEVMLVDVRMPRMDGIELIERLGREHPEVAAIILTTFDDDDYVFRGLRAGAKGYILKDVPSEELAAAIRKVYRGEAVLDGPITLKVISEIGRLSKGVAPRPGSEVLSEREMEVLRLVASGASNREIARALYITEGTVKNHISSILRKLGFRDRTQAALYAAERGWIEVS